A region from the Longimicrobiales bacterium genome encodes:
- a CDS encoding PaaI family thioesterase — MTFTPGTDPSHADLEQRVHASFSRQQLMRTLGASLTSVLPGVVELELPFRDDLTQQHGYLHAAAITAIVDSACGYAAMTRMPPGTEVLSVEFKVNLLAPGRGERFVAVGRVVRAGRTLTVCTGEGFAIQDGERKPICVMQATMIASRTGGQE, encoded by the coding sequence GTGACCTTCACACCGGGCACCGACCCGAGCCATGCCGACCTGGAGCAGCGCGTTCATGCAAGCTTCAGCCGCCAGCAGCTGATGCGGACGCTGGGCGCGAGTCTCACCAGCGTGCTCCCCGGCGTGGTCGAGCTCGAGCTGCCGTTCCGCGACGATCTCACGCAGCAGCACGGCTATCTGCACGCGGCCGCGATCACTGCAATCGTGGACAGTGCGTGCGGCTATGCGGCAATGACGCGAATGCCGCCCGGGACGGAAGTGCTGTCCGTCGAGTTCAAGGTAAATCTGCTGGCGCCGGGCCGGGGTGAGCGATTCGTGGCCGTGGGCCGGGTCGTGCGCGCCGGGCGAACGCTGACGGTGTGTACAGGCGAGGGGTTCGCCATCCAGGACGGCGAGCGAAAGCCGATCTGCGTCATGCAGGCGACGATGATAGCGTCCCGCACAGGAGGACAGGAATGA